The Proteus sp. ZN5 genome includes the window AATCTGAAGAAGCTTATGGTTGTATGTTGCGTAAAGATGACGCTCAATTCAAAGCGTTAATTGATGAAACTATCGCTAAAGCACAAAAATCAGGTGAAGCAGAAAAATCGTTCAGTCGCTGGTTTAATGCCCCGATCCCACCTAAAAATCTTAACTTAGAATTCACCATCTCTGATGAAATGAAAGCATTATTTGCATCACCAAATGATAAAGCGTTGAATTAAAAACACATAAGCAGTTGATGCAAAATAAATAATTATAAAGTATCTGTTGGACAGACAGATCAGTGAAGTTTGGGGCAGCCGTTCCCTGCCCCTATTTTTCACCGGAGGTGAAATCATGTCGATTGATTGGGATTGGGGGATATTCCTCCACGAAGCCCCATTCGGAAACACCACATACTTAGGATGGCTGATTTCTGGCTTCCAAGTCACCATTGCCTTATCTCTATGCGCTTGGGTTATCGCCTTTCTTGTCGGTTCTTTATTTGGAATTTTACGTACCGTACCTAATCGTTGGCTTTCAAGCTTAGGCACTGTTTATGTTGAGTTATTCCGTAACGTACCACTTATTGTTCAATTTTTTACGTGGTATCTCGTCATTCCTGAACTATTGCCTCAATCTATTGGCGACTGGTTTAAAATGGACTTAGCGCCAAATGTGCAATTTTTTGTCTCATCAGCACTCTGCTTAGGTTTATTTACCGCAGCGCGTATGTGTGAACAAGTTAGAGCCGCAATAAACTCATTACCTCGTGGTCAAAAAGCCGCAGGTTTAGCATTGGGCTTAACTTTACCTCAAACCTATCGTTATGTTTTATTACCCAACGCATACCGTGTCATTATTCCACCAATGACATCCGAAATGCTCAATCTCGTGAAAAACTCAGCGATTGCTTCTACTATCGGACTTATTGATATGGCGGCACAAGCGAATAAGCTACTCGACTATTCAGCAAAAGCGTATGAGTCATTCACTGCAATCACGCTGGCCTATGTATTTATCAATGTCATCATTATGCTAATAATGCATTGGCTTGAAAAACGCGTTCGCTTACCCGGCACAACAGGAGGTCAATAATGTACGAATTTGACTGGAGTTCTGTTGTTCCAAGCCTACCATTTTTAGTCGATGGAATGGCTATCACACTAAAAATCACTATCACCGCTATTGTGGTTGGTATTTTATGGGGAACGGTGCTCGCCGTTATGCGCCTATCTACCTTTAAACCTATTAGCTGGTTTGCCGCCGCTTATGTTAATACCTTTCGTTCTATCCCATTAGTCATGGTATTGCTGTGGTTTTATTTAATTGTGCCTAACATATTACAAAATGTTCTAGGACTTTCACCAAAAAGTGATATCCGTTTAATTTCAGCAATGATAGCGTTCTCTTTATTTGAAGCGGCTTATTACTCTGAAATTATAAGAGCAGGTATTCAAAGTGTTAGCAAAGGGCAATTTTCTGCCTCACTCGCGTTAGGTATGACCAAGTCACAAACAATGCGTTTAGTGATCCTACCTCAAGCCTTTCGAGCCATGATCCCGCTTTTACTAACTCAAGGAATTGTATTATTCCAAGATACATCCTTAGTTTACGTTTTAAGTCTTACTGACTTTTTCAGAACAGCGGCAAATATTGGAGAACGAGATGGAACACAAGTTGAGATGATCCTCTTTGCTGGTTTTGTTTATTTTGTCATTAGCTTCGCCGCTTCGATGTTAGTGAACTTTCTTAAAAAAAGGACTACCTAGATGATTTCCCTAAAAGACGTATCCAAATGGTATGGTCAGTTTCAAGTACTGACTGAATGTTCCACTGAAGTTAAAAAGGGGGAAGTTGTTGTTGTCTGTGGGCCTTCTGGTTCAGGTAAATCAACACTGATCAAAACAGTGAATGGCTTAGAGCCTATACAACAAGGCGAGATCCTTGTTAATGAAATCAAAGTAAATGATAAACATACTGATCTTGCTAAATTACGAGCAAAAGTGGGTATGGTATTCCAACATTTTGAACTCTTCCCTCACCTCTCTATTATTGAAAACCTTACACTGGCACAAGTTAAAGTGCTTAATAGAGAGAAAACTGCCGCAAAAGAGAAAGGTTTAAAACTATTAGAACGTGTGGGATTAGCAAGCCATGCTAACAAATATCCGGCTCAACTTTCAGGTGGTCAGCAACAGCGCGTCGCCATTGCTCGCGCATTATGTATGGACCCGATTGCAATGTTGTTTGATGAACCCACATCAGCACTTGATCCTGAAATGATTAATGAAGTACTTGATGTAATGGTAGAGCTGGCAAATGAAGGTATGACGATGATGGTAGTGACCCATGAAATGGGTTTCGCTAAAAAAGTTGCTGACCGTATTATTTTTATGGATGAAGGTCGAATTGTGGAAGATAGACCTAAAAATGACTTTTTTGATAATCCAAAATCAGCGAGAGCAAAAGATTTTCTCGCTAAAATTCTGCACTAATCTCTACATCCTCTCTGCTGGCGTGCTTTTTTAGCACGTCAGCCCAAAATAATAATTTCGATTAACCTCGCAATTAAATATCAAGCAATCTTCTTTTCTCGCAACATCACTATTATTTTTTCACAAAATACGCATTTATAGTCTTTTTGCTTTAACTCTTTCCAAGATATCTCGCAATTGTCTTGAAAAAGTTATGCAAACAGTGGCTTTCATTGAGATCAATAGTTGTGGCTATTAGACAAAATCAGCTATGCTATGCAAGTCTTAATTTCATAATAGCGGTTACCCTCCGGTAGCCATTAATTCACCATAGGATTATCGGTGCCATGCAAGAACAATATCGTCCCGAAGATATAGAGCAAACTATCCAGGAACACTGGGAAAAGAACAATACATTTAAAGTGACAGAAGATAATAACAAAGAAAAATATTACTGCCTGTCAATGCTACCTTATCCTTCTGGCCGACTTCACATGGGACACGTCCGTAACTACACCATTGGTGACGTGATTTCCCGTTATCAACGTATGCTAGGTAAAAACGTCTTACAACCTATTGGTTGGGATGCGTTCGGTTTACCAGCAGAAGGTGCCGCAGTAAAAAATAAAACAGCCCCAGCACCATGGACTTACGAAAACATCAATTACATGAAAAACCAGTTAAAAAAACTGGGTTTTGGTTACGATTGGGATCGTGAAGTCACTACTTGTACTCCAGAATATTATCGCTGGGAACAGTGGTTCTTTACTAAGTTATATGAAAAAGGCTTAGTTTATAAAAAGACCTCTGCTGTTAACTGGTGCCCACACGACTTAACCGTTTTAGCCAACGAACAAGTTATTGATGGCTGTTGCTGGCGTTGTGATACCCCTGTTGAACGTAAAGAAATTCCACAGTGGTTTATCAAAATTACCGAGTATGCTGAAGAGCTGTTAAACGATTTAGATACGTTAGATGAGTGGCCTGAACAAGTTAAGACCATGCAACGTAACTGGATTGGTCGCTCAGAAGGTGTCGAAATTAAATTTGATGTTGCTGACAGCGACGACACCATGACCGTTTATACAACGCGTCCAGATACATTTATGGGAGTCACTTATGTTGCAGTTGCAGCAGGTCACCCATTAGCGCAAAAAGCTGCTCAAAATAACCCTGAAGTTCAACACTTCATTGATGAATGCCGTAATATGAAAATGGCAGAAGCCGATATGGCAACAATGGAGAAAAAAGGGATTGCAACAGGTCTTTATGCTATTCATCCATTAACTAAAGAGAAAGTCGCTATTTGGGTGGCTAACTTTGTATTAATGGAATACGGCACAGGTGCTGTAATGGCAGTCCCAGGTCACGATGAACGTGACTGGGAATTTGCAACCAAATACAACTTACCAATCAAGGCTGT containing:
- a CDS encoding amino acid ABC transporter ATP-binding protein gives rise to the protein MISLKDVSKWYGQFQVLTECSTEVKKGEVVVVCGPSGSGKSTLIKTVNGLEPIQQGEILVNEIKVNDKHTDLAKLRAKVGMVFQHFELFPHLSIIENLTLAQVKVLNREKTAAKEKGLKLLERVGLASHANKYPAQLSGGQQQRVAIARALCMDPIAMLFDEPTSALDPEMINEVLDVMVELANEGMTMMVVTHEMGFAKKVADRIIFMDEGRIVEDRPKNDFFDNPKSARAKDFLAKILH
- a CDS encoding amino acid ABC transporter permease; this encodes MSIDWDWGIFLHEAPFGNTTYLGWLISGFQVTIALSLCAWVIAFLVGSLFGILRTVPNRWLSSLGTVYVELFRNVPLIVQFFTWYLVIPELLPQSIGDWFKMDLAPNVQFFVSSALCLGLFTAARMCEQVRAAINSLPRGQKAAGLALGLTLPQTYRYVLLPNAYRVIIPPMTSEMLNLVKNSAIASTIGLIDMAAQANKLLDYSAKAYESFTAITLAYVFINVIIMLIMHWLEKRVRLPGTTGGQ
- the gltK gene encoding glutamate/aspartate ABC transporter permease GltK, whose amino-acid sequence is MYEFDWSSVVPSLPFLVDGMAITLKITITAIVVGILWGTVLAVMRLSTFKPISWFAAAYVNTFRSIPLVMVLLWFYLIVPNILQNVLGLSPKSDIRLISAMIAFSLFEAAYYSEIIRAGIQSVSKGQFSASLALGMTKSQTMRLVILPQAFRAMIPLLLTQGIVLFQDTSLVYVLSLTDFFRTAANIGERDGTQVEMILFAGFVYFVISFAASMLVNFLKKRTT